Sequence from the Panicum virgatum strain AP13 chromosome 5N, P.virgatum_v5, whole genome shotgun sequence genome:
GAAACTGGAGTTTTCTGCTGTGTTCCTGAAAAGGATTACGAAGATGAGGGAACTATGTGCAAATTAGcagaaaattttgtttttggttGTACGGTTTCTATTACTGGTGATGAATTGCATAAGCACGAGTCTGTTATGCATGAACAGTAGTAGAATAATATAGGTATAGTATAATACTTGTCTACAATTTGGTCGTTTGGAAATGTCATTATTCTGATTATCTGCATTGGAAGGTAGAGTAGTGAACCAGTTTTCTAACGCATAGTAGCTCTTCTGCTATTCCTTTTGTATAAACTGTTGATTTTTTGGCCTCAAGCCCTTTTCCCAGATTATATCAAGTCCATGAAAGTATATGTATGCCATATGATTGGTCTCTGAATCCATCTATCATTTGATGCAGGTACATGCTCTGGACTTGAATACGGCTGCTCTTGATCCAGATGTAAGGTTTATACAAACAATTTAGAGTAATTATTCCTTTTTGCAAAGAAAGAGTTAACAGGTTACAGTTCACTCTTCTGGGTTAATAGATTCTATAATGTTTTGTGTAGCATTATGCTACAGGATTGAGAGTTCTTCTGCAGAAGGAGCTCCGAAATAGCGATGTAAACCAACTTGGAAGAATTGTTCTCCCAAAGGTCAGTTATCAATGCAATTAATTTTCTCTTCAGAATTATTTCTCTTTTCCACTTATTCAATACACACATTTCTCTCTAACTATTGATACTGGTTGCTGATGAATGAATTCCACAGAAGGAGGCAGAGTCTTACCTTCCCATTCTGTTATCAAAGGACGGAAAAAGTTTATGTATGTATGATTTGCTAAATGCACGACTGTGGACCTTCAAGTACAGGTGGGATCTTGTGAATTATTTGGATCTAATGCTTGTTACACTGAGTAAACTGAACCCTGCACTTTGCTAAGCTTAATTTAGAAGAATAAAATATTATGCTGCGGAGCAGCTTAAGAACAATTTGTGGATTTAAAATTAATGAGATGCAACACATTAATTCTTTCCATCCTTTGTTCCCATTGTGAATTTGTGATCCTAGCCTGAGTTGAATACTACCAAAATTGTAAGTTTATCTGAAAGAAGCAAACTGCAGATAAGATTGTGGCCATCTTATGATATTGTGcttgtatctttttttttttgaggggtaatCTACATCCAATGAATCCCATTTTGGAATGTTACATTTGGCGAGTGATGTTGAGCTTTTTATTTAATGTGGATTCTTCCTGTGAATATGAAGAAATGTGGTTTCATTCTGCTGTTATTTTTATTAAGGTTTTGCTAATCCACTAGCTAGAGTGATAGATTCCATCATCTCTTATGCAGATATTGGCCCAACAATAAAAGCAGGATGTATGTACTTGAAAATACTGGTGAGTACGTACTTTCCTTTTACCCTTGTCCTATATTATACCCCCTCTCCACTTCTGTGAGGcgtattttgatttgaaaaatcAAACTTCAAAAGTTCTATCAAACAATTAGTCGAACTATATGAAGTTAAAATATTATTTTGAAAACTCATTTTTTTCATACAAACAACAATAGATGGCGGTGGTAATGGACTACTGGGGTATTATTTTAGGTCAATGCTCTTACACTTTCTAGACATCTTTAAACATTCCAGGAGACTATATAAAAGCTCATGAGCTTCAGCAAGGAGACTTCATTGTGATATACAAAGATGACGGGAACGACCGCTTTGTACTCACTTTTCCTCATGAGCATTTAACTAACTTGCTCCGCCATCCATATATATACAGTTGCTTACAGTGTGCTGTATGTATTTCATGAAGGTCATAGGAGCAAAGAAGGCGGGATATGAACAGACTGCCACTGTTCCGCAAATCCATGAGCACATGCACATCACTGCCGCCACATTGCCAGCTCCACAAGTGTTCCATGACTATGCAGCCCCCGTTGCACCAGAAGCTGACATGCTCGCACTTGTGCCCCAAGCCGACGAGATATTCGACGGGATACTCAACTCCCTGCCAGAGATACCAGTAGCCAACGTGAGGTACTCCGACTTCTTCGACCCGTTTGGTGACTCTATGGACATGGCAAATCCCCTGGGCTCCAACCACTCCGTCAACCTGGCTACGCATTTCCACGACGAGAAGGCTGGGAGCTCTTCGTTTCCCTACTACCCAAAGTCTGGGCCTCTGATGTGAGATCCATGCAGAAAGAACTGCTGGATCGGATCAGGCAACACCCTGCGTGAAGTTCAGGAAAAAAATTTCCTCGCTGACGCCATTGCTGTACATCCCAATAATTGGTGTCCTCATTTTGTATGTTGTTTTGTAGTATATGATGATTGACCAGCGGCTGCTGTGTTTATGTGTAAAAGAGTAACTCTGCAAGAACTGAACACCGCATCAGATGCAAACGCTAGGCTCTGATGTTTCTCCTGCACCTCGTGAATGTGCAGGTACATAATCGAAAGTCAGCCTGTGCATTTACCTTGGCCAAGAACCTGGTGCTGCTGGTTTGAGTAACCTCCCATTCTCACGTGGTTCTTGGGCACAGGCTCCTCATCGGAGCGTTATAGATGCCAACCCTTTTTCTGTTTAGTTTCAGCCACTTGCTTGTCCCCACAAGACGTCCGGAACTGGTTCTTGCATGTAACACCCCTAAAACTAATCTGAGCATAATCATGTCATCATATGAATCATCATTTAAATTTGAAACTGCAATTAAGTCGATTTCCGAAATGTCCGGATTTTAATCCGGAATATCCGGGTTAGggcatacccggagtatccgaactgaaacccggagtatccgggattaCTGTAGCGGGCACGTGTCACCCTCACATCATTTGTTTGCAACCTCACCTCCCCGGCCCCACGTGTCATCCCCAGCCTCTCCCATGCACCAGCACACCTCCCCACCCTCTTCCtactcactctcactctctccaaccctctccctctcctcttggCCATGGGAGAGCTCCCCCTCCCCTTTCACCATTGAAGCCACCCCCTACCTCGCCGGAGCTTCGCCGGAGGATCGCCGGAGCATGACGCCGGCGAGCTGCACCATCTCCATCTCATCTCCTTGGAGCTTCTCCAACAAGCTTCTTCCTCATCTccatccccttcttcaagctccaaGCAAGAGGACGAGCTCGAGCTTCACCAAGCCCTCCCCACCATCTTCAAGGACCTACTGGTGTTGCACTTGTCGCCGGTAAGCTCATCCCCATCCCCGATCCATGCCCATTGCCCTAGGTTGGAGCCATTAGAGCCTCTCTCACCATTGATGACCTAGAGCTCTCAAACCCCAATGCATGTTGGTTTTAGCTACCAAAATAGACTCCCCACGTTCCTACGAATCTTTAGAAATAAACCTCACCCCAAACCGAGGTCAGAATCGCCGGGAACGGACATTTCAATGTTCATACGTCGAGCTGCCGGATAGTCCGGAGTTACTGTAGAAAAGTTCGGGGCCCAGACTATTCGGGGCTGAAACGCGGACTATCCGGGGTTGCTTGTCCGGAGTGTCCGGGAACCCCTATAAAATGGTCCTTTGATAGTTATTTAATCCCATTGCTTTTAGTTATACTTGATCCTCATATGTAGTATATATTTAGCCTCTTTTATCATGGTTTGCACTAATTAATCATACTTTCTCATATCATATCCATCTCATTGCAATCATTCATAGCATGTATATTTATTTAGCATCATTGCATCCGTGTAGAGACCGAGACGCCGGATCAAGAGGCGggtgagcacgagccggagctCGTGGGTGATGACGCTTCCTTTGAAACTCAAGGCAGGCACCTAAGCATTCTCTTACCCCAtattttggatcaatgaagtATATATATGTGTCTTGATTGTGCATGAGTTACTATCTGTGTATATATATCAATGCTTGCTTAGAACCTACTTGATGCATTACCAACCTTGCCTAGGATAACCCCTCCTAGTTAAGTATGCTTGTTAGGCATCACGAATTATATGCTTAGTGAAAGTGCATCTCGGCCCCTagtgtgttttggtggattgattgacaccatgattaaaggactaactatcttgttgagtatatgagcagGAATTGATTATCATAATTGTAATCTATGTGATGAAATGAATCAAGATTCAAAGACATATGCTCATATGACAAGATGAATGACATGTTCTAGTATGAGAATATTAACAAGCAACAGCTACCATGGAAATTGGGATATGTATCAACGATAAAGAATTTATTCGTATATCCAAATGAAACTTGTTGATGTAAGTGGAATTCAAAATGACAAGCCAAGGTATTGTGAATGAGATAAAGGTGTATGCTTAGGCATAGTCTTACAATTGGAGAAACTTGTCATAAGGAATGTATGAGATAGTTGATGATCAAGCAAGCATGAAAGAAATGATGTTCAATGTAATGACAAAATCAATGTGAGTTCAAGAGGGCTCTTGAGGATAAATGGATGGGATCGAAAGGCGTGTTTCTAGAGGCTATGTAAGCAAAGACTTGGcatgagcaaagaaaccgataatgatcaagtccaagaattctaagagacatggagaatttcatattgacaagtgtcattcattagagaagaaaaattgcttgtgaatcaaaatggatttcattgtgagttaaatgtgatacaagcctATGTGAAGCTATATATGATGTaaggatgaagagttggaattcgAGAATGGGTTTCTAGAaactaagcttggagaaggacaattgtggttgtgccgaggaaccaatgctagggtgaTGAAACATTCtttgggttcaacttgaagaatcttggtcatgtatggtgttcatgttagcaagtatcaatctttctagaatcttattgtgaagacggtgacttgaactagaagtggatttcattcaaggataaaggttcaaggccactagctcaaggaagatgtgctcaaagtaaagaagccaagttggatgcacacctcagattgtgattgatcaacacacggcataggatgaaaaagagaagctcaagaagttgaaatgtagtttatctttgatcttgagtttaggtatgtcgtactatcaagagggatgcatcacaatgatctttggtttagtctcagtactcaagtaacccatgtgagttgagagagacacaaaagcctcacgtacacattttaacattgctgccagggcaaatccggaagttccggatttggcacacgtggcactaacggctagttggtttgaaaacccggaggttccgagttgtagaatccggaagttccgggttctaactgtcacataacggctagttttgttgggaccggctatttatacccccttagccccctccttggtgggctgctgtTTCAGACTTTATTCTGTTCATTGCTAGTCATCCCAAGAATcttggtagccatagttgagatctccccaacctctctttgtgagattgtgtgattagtgtatatccttgagttgggttgagaaagtgaatgcttgagagcactagagagcacagcaaaccttgagcacttgagcTTAGCCGAGATTTGTGTGATTCGCTTttattactcttggaggtgaagccccctaaacggctaggcgtcgccggttagctcccaaggattgtggtgagcagcgacaAGTTTGTTACAGCACCGATCTTGTGCcacgagggcgcatggtcatatagtggaaggaggaaatagcttgaccttggggtcgatataatcttcctcaacggagactaggattcacacgtgggtgcacggggtgaatctgaacttcggtaaaacaaatccttgtgttcattgcatttatattttttttgtggaTTTGAAGAGCTCTCCATTAGACACTTGTGTCTTGGAGATATTGTTGTTTCGTATGTGCAGGATCTGCGTGAACCTGCTCAAGGAACTTCTCTGAGCAGACTCTAcaattggggtttgaatttacATTCATTTATTAGAACTACTCTTATTGTGTTCACTCTGttctgagtgaactcggaaATTCCAGATtgacaaacccggaagttccgagttCACATATTGTCTagcccaaatccggaagttccagatttgaaacccggaagttccggatttggcagATAGTGAATTTAATCCGCTGCATTTGAGTGAAAATTTATAggtgcgcctattcacccccctctaggcgacatcacggtcCTTTCACTTAGCCTTGCATAGTTACGGTAGAAGACGAGAGGTGGAAAGGGCACCACCACTCGCGAGTTATAGGATGTTTGATTAATTCTACATTCCTAGTTATTGATGAATAAAATATGAGCAACTATGAATGATGATTCGGACTTGAGCAAGAATGGTAGGGCCATGATGGAAAGGAGTCCAAATAGTTAGTCTTGCTTGAGTTGGTTAAGGACCGTCTCTTTGGTCGCCGGTCTCTTGATCATTTTTCCGTACAAACCACTTGCTTAATAATGGGACGGTAAGCCAATTAgcatgagtcacaccttgccttgatcggattcggtgcgagtcgtgatggagtgtgatcggcggttccggtgcacttgtccttcccgACCGTTCGCTCATAGCCGATTGTGTTTATGTGAAAGGTTGGGGGCATGAATTAACACCTATCCTTGGTCGTGGGTATGGTCGTtggtgtaacacccctgtgctAATCGTGATGCTAATTATGTGCTTAACCCGCGAATTATGGACTTAAGCTCATCATTAGCGTTAATAGAGTTCGCGTGGTAAACATCAATTTAGCTGTGTTCGAGCTTGTTTTTCTCAATGatccgagcttcaaatcaactttcacccaaaagcaaagttgtagatcttctcttcctctacaacttttattttggccaaatttcatattcccatacgaaatttggagttttggatGGTCAAAGTTGGGTAAAAATTCATAGAAACTCCACTGTGCTTCCTCTGTTCCTTCACTGTGCGCTCACCGCGCCCATACCGGCGTTTGGCCGCCGACGAGCCCCTCCACGCGTCGCGTCGACGAACCTCACCCGTCGTGCTCACACGTCCGTCCTTATCCACATGGAGTCATGTCCGTTTTCGCCATCCCCTTCCTTCCACGCGCTCATGCCGAGCCAAGCTCGAGCTCAGTGCCACCGCCGGCGTCCTCGCTGGCCATCCTCACCACCCCCGCTCGATTCTCCGCGCCCCAAGCCGCACAACgtcgccctccacctcctccgccccaTCCCGTGCCCGTTCGTGCAGTTTCCCCGGGCCGAATCGGCCCtgcgccaccggccgccattgccgtctCCGTCAAAgcttcgccctcgccgtcgacgacccccttccggccctcctccgctcAAATCAAGCCTTTGGTGAGCTTACCCGCGCCGCTCTCATACTTCCCGACCccgtccccctcctcctcctgcgcgggcgccgccggaacgcggccatgccgccgccggccggctcgCCTATCGCCACCGCCATCGCGGGCCGCGCTCAAGCGGCCCTGCGCCGCGCCACCACGCGTGTCGGGTCCGCCCGCCCCCActggccgtcgcgccgccccgctcCGCTGCCACCTAGCCCAACGGCCGCCAGGTTGCTGCACCACCGCCGTGGCCGCCATGGGCGCTGCTGCACCGCCCTGAGCTGCCCCGCATGCCCCTACGCCTCCCCGCGGGCGCCCCCGCTCCGCTGGTCCGCTCTGACCGCGGTCCAGCCAGGCCGCGCCCTgactggccgccgccggcgggagggagccgcgcggccgccgagcCTAGCCACGGCCATGGCCTTGGCGCGCGTGCgaggcagagcaggggagcccccctctctctctctttatttcgctgacgggtggggcccacTGCTCCAATTAGTGGTagtgttgtttttctttttgtttgtttgagtGGAAGTTTggtaatttgtagaaaaatacagaaaaatcataaaaatacaaactaaattttgttagttttcttaaatcaagatcttcagaggaaaaatactcatgcttGGGAAatatcacttttgcccctgctaaaatttcAAGTTGTGTTTAAGATATTTTAATTAATACCAGTTGAtctattgctctaaaaattttaaaatttgcgcagtggcttactccttgcatgtgtaatccactgtagAAATTTCATGTACTGGTgttgttgtaaggatcaccggggtgtccgactctagagggagagggggtgaatagggtcgctaatcgctttttgtcctagggctcaaactacttgcataagataaacctaacacgtcctacacatgctagttatgactaaggtttatctatgctactctcaaCTTACCactaaaaacttgcaacctatagccaatcctaatcaaactaactaggaaagtaaaggcatgcaagatagagtaaatgcggaagcgtaatatgataagtaaagaggtaagtgcaagagggatgcaaactcccgagtagacacggtcatgtaacgtggttcggcacaaacgcctacgtccacgggacaccgaggctcttccgatcacgtcttgcactacgccaccaaggcgatgccggcaagcaaaggcaagtgcccacaagacactaagtctcgtgcaccgccaccgtctctctcggtcacccggccgaaatccactacggaacttctccaccaaggagggggcctccttctcccccgcacaaagtgtcgttgccactccacaccaagacggagggtcacacgatggatcacaagttgcttgccacagcaaggcttctctcaagggagctctcgcaagaactaatccctattacaagcactaagcactctcacaagtgtgcttaagcctatatgatgtacaatgaagctctaggatggttggagatgatcttttactcttgtatgcttgtatggtctccagcactctcaaatgagccgtggggtggcatatatatagcctacacaccccaaactagccgttggaaaaaggctgacaaaaactgctatcatcggttaaaccgatgctcccatttttgtcatcatcggtttaaccggtgagtgcattttccaactatctgttatacttcaacggctacttcaatcgaccgacgtaatcaacatGTGAATGTAATAtaaacatcggtttaaccggtgagtgtagttgctgaaaaactaactctctggacaactgcaccgacgttcaccaatatctaatcgtcggtttaaccggtgtatagaatttcctctgtcttcatttgtcaatgcaccgacgtatgcaatttctttagcatcggttaatccggtgtaaaaccctagcccgcagaccttctctgtgattgcaccggtgagttcattttgccctacgtcggtttaaccaatgatagcggaacccccgtaggggcggcccttcgggccttgctacgcctctcttctctttgtcatcacttgaacctaaaagcctgagaatagtcatcttaacaatcacattagtccaagtgttatgtgtgtcatcaatcgccaaaacattatattgaaatatggcatgagaggccattttcgctacaatctccccctttttggtgattgatgacaacacaaccaaagcaaggaAGATGAATTGCAAGGATATGacttggtcttcttcttcccttgtccaatctttcttgatcaaTTGATACCAAATGTAGGGTTAATTGCAATGTGCATCATCTTGATATCAAAGGATTGAGTGTATTACCAAATGAACTAAGGgggtgtgactacaacaaatagcacttgtaaagcatgttagtcaaaaaaacacaagctatagagttagctccccctaaatgtgtgcattagtgtttgaatcactttaaacaaatgtatgcatttgtaattcacataatggggatcaaTCTCTACAACTTGAAAACATGACACAAAATgaataccaaaaaaaaaattggattgATACCGATTGTAGACTTTGGTATCTTCTTTCTAAAATATGTGTCATGGAGAAGCAACGGTTTTTCACCCATGTAGGTTGCACTAGATAAGAAGTTAGTACCaaaacaacctaccatatgatatttcttgctcattacctcatatgtaggggcggggaatttgggtcactaatctttaatccacaacttggctttaattcaaaaactttgcatgatgcatccctactcatgcatccaaaccttgtcaagcctccaaattccccgtgacttggatgcttaccaccatccaatgatggcttggcctccccctaaaaccatgattccctctttgattctccctcatgacttggttcacttaggtatttctccccctttgggatatgcttcctctccttgagaaaataccttgctttgatccacatttctccctctttggaatcaaatcacttaaaaggtcttgctcctaaagaggtcttgcaaaacaatatagctcaaaagaagattagtggcctagggagttagtttcatgactcatgatccaattgtatgatatcaatgaagataccaattgagaatttactatggtggatcacaaaatcacgaaactagcatgacatgagctaagctttccacaagtatgtgcacaaaatgataatatgaaaatcaagtgcacaactagatgttataactaggAAGCTTAGTTCATATCATGCATGGAAGTAGCTCtaaaaaggataagaaattgacaattataccaatttgaatgagtttagaacctagcatacctccgggggaacAACTTAGTTTACcatgcatgtaccaattgaaagtgacttgcaaccaatttgaaagtctttgaaagaagagtacttggtacaccaaggttacgcaaatgtatgagcacatagccttatgaacttagatatgagcattttaAGTTCAATAAAGCATGGCTCAAAATGCATGAAAGTACaaattatctaatcactcttatagagttatttgttcacattgatcgtgaataacattctcttagagtgttaactccacgtgagactacaaaagataaactagcaaacacattagtctcaaaatcacaagctataaagtgaactccccctaaatgtgtgcatttagtgtttgaatcaccaagcaaatgtatgcatattgattttgacacaattaggaagtttaccc
This genomic interval carries:
- the LOC120675393 gene encoding B3 domain-containing protein LFL1-like encodes the protein MAGISKRRTSPASTSSSSGDGIPRRITRKPRSVRRGPRGPARRPPAPRPVHALDLNTAALDPDHYATGLRVLLQKELRNSDVNQLGRIVLPKKEAESYLPILLSKDGKSLCMYDLLNARLWTFKYRYWPNNKSRMYVLENTGDYIKAHELQQGDFIVIYKDDGNDRFVIGAKKAGYEQTATVPQIHEHMHITAATLPAPQVFHDYAAPVAPEADMLALVPQADEIFDGILNSLPEIPVANVRYSDFFDPFGDSMDMANPLGSNHSVNLATHFHDEKAGSSSFPYYPKSGPLM